In Glycine soja cultivar W05 chromosome 10, ASM419377v2, whole genome shotgun sequence, the genomic stretch atattttatataatatacaaataaatataatatatagatactttaataattgttttaatacATCAAATTGTTTTTTCCTCGCATGTAAtcctgttatatatatatatataatataatataattagatGCAACCTTTATTCTAGTACATCATTGTCTTTGTTCTCGGTGAGGGTTTTAGGGCACACACCGCAGCTTTAAGCTCAGGGAAACGTTTTATTTCACACTCTGCGATTCGCGATGGCCGACGATGACTATGAGGATATCGACATGGGGTtcgttctctctctttctctctctctcacacacacacagaaattAGGGTTTTCCCCAATTCAATTTGACTATTGAAAACCCTTAATTCCCCACAGCAGATGTCAGCAATTCTGCAACTCACAGTGccccaaaatttatttttttgcaccGTATCGTGTATTTATTCCGTGtttcttttggttttggttCGTTCATGATAACACTTGTAGTTTTTTTTGTGCTTCATGTGAATATTaagcaaaataaaaacttttcataTGTTCCTCCACTGAATTTGATCACTTTTGCCCCTTTCTTTCCAACGTCCATTTAAAATCAGTCGTCATGCTTCAATTGCTAGGGTTAGAGCGTTGATTCTGTAATCTGTATGTTTTCATTGAATGGTTTCTCATGGAATAAAGGGTGGTGGTGCAGGTACGAGGATGAGCCACCAGAGCCCGAGATTGAGGTACAGAACTCTTTGTCTTGTGTCCTTTCTTTTTATCTGCACAAATACATGTTATGGTACTCAGcattgaatgaattaattgaattattggttggtggattgattgatgaacaGGAAGGTGCAGAGGAAGATTTGGAGAACAAAAATGATGAGTTAACTGGAGAGCCTATTGACACTGAGGATAAGGAAGAGGAACAACCAGTGGAGCGGCCTCGAAAGACATCAAAATATATGACTAAGTATGAGCGTGCTAGGATTTTAGGTACCCGTGCTCTTCAAATCAGGTTTGTTCAGGACATCGTGAGCTTAAGATTCTGCTCATTGATTATTTCTAACATGTTGCCTTTCTGGTTGAGCAGTATGAATGCACCTGTCATGGTTGAGTTGGAGGGGGAAACTGACCCACTTGAGGTAATAGAACCTTTTGTTCTCTTTGCAGTttgatactttttttctttaatgttaTTGCATCTGAGCTCATTGTGAGTATTTCATTGCCAAACTTGTGCCAGTTTTGAATTTCCAAATATATGACGGTATGACCATATGTAGAAAATATTTCATTCAGAAGCTTCCACTTTTATCACTTTAGTGATCTCCTGACTGGATGGAAATCCTATGTCCCATTAGTCTGTCTCACCTGCTTTGCCCCCAATGAAACATTGACATGTCATTTAGTGAATCTGTGACAATGCTCCCTTACTTTTACTTCAACTAAGGGTTAACGGTGTCATtaatgttgtttcttcattctcATATTCCCTTTTCAATCAATGAGTCTCTGTATATATCTTTTCAGTTTTCAATCCTTTTccctttcattctttttctgcTTTGATGTGCTGAATTTACTTCTGCACCGTGCGTGTTCCATGTTCCCGACTGTACCAGTGGCTTCTTCCATGATGTTGCCACCCTCTGGACTTCCTTGCCGACACTTGCAGGGACAATGACACCAGCCAGCTCCAGGTCCAGGTCCGTTGTCTATAACAACACTGGACTTGATGAATGGAGCCAGATTTTATTCATTCTTTTGCTCGCAAAAATGAATGGCTGCTGGAGTTGTTACAAGGAGCGATGGATTTTGGTTAGAAATTTGATTGCTGTTAGTTGAAGCACTGGAATGAGAATTGCGAATGAAAGAGGACATTGTGTCAAACAATAACAATACTGTTAATCCTTGGTTAAAGTAAGGGAGCAGTGACACAGATTCATTAAATGACACGTCATTGTTTTATTGGAGGGATAGGGGGTGAGGCAGGCTAATGGGACAGAGGATTCCATCCCTCCGGACTCCTTAATTGAATAGTGTGTCGTAGCATGCACACTACTGATATGGTTTGTgtgt encodes the following:
- the LOC114369249 gene encoding DNA-directed RNA polymerases II, IV and V subunit 6A-like; this translates as MADDDYEDIDMGYEDEPPEPEIEEGAEEDLENKNDELTGEPIDTEDKEEEQPVERPRKTSKYMTKYERARILGTRALQISMNAPVMVELEGETDPLEIAMKELRERKIPFTIRRYLPDGSYEDWGVDELIVEDSWKRQVGGD